One genomic window of Deltaproteobacteria bacterium includes the following:
- a CDS encoding amidohydrolase family protein, with product MIIQTLALILSTALSAPFAIENTTVHLGNGKVLENTTVVVANGKIKYVGKEKAPQVAKRIDGTGKILTPGFIEVNCPMGLVEVSSVDHTVDTSSGQNPLSPGFKAAEGFNPNSVRIPLAREGGVTRIQITSKGGIIAGQGFFADMTGTMASRPNLRKPTVYSGSATRWAVDTAGGSRGAYWMKLTQLFADARYYQKNKKRIEQGENRELVTTATHLAAMKPLLLGQAPLMLSVNRASDILRAIEFARTQKIRLVILGGAESWLVADAIKAAKVPVIVRPSLQEPGSFESLASRDDLATVLSSKGVDVIISAGGWFLEVHRLRQEAGIAVANGLSYKNAMRAITTLPARIFGLAKETGSIEVGKQADLVLWSADPFENHTVAENIWIAGKAQNLETRQKSLAKRYLKTGKTETQQGK from the coding sequence ATGATTATCCAAACACTTGCTCTCATACTCAGCACGGCTCTGAGCGCTCCCTTTGCGATCGAGAACACCACAGTTCATCTCGGTAATGGTAAAGTGCTCGAGAACACGACCGTTGTGGTCGCCAACGGGAAAATCAAATACGTCGGTAAAGAAAAAGCACCTCAGGTCGCAAAGCGCATCGATGGGACGGGGAAAATATTAACACCCGGCTTCATAGAAGTGAATTGTCCCATGGGACTTGTAGAAGTAAGCTCGGTCGATCACACCGTGGACACCTCATCGGGACAGAATCCATTGAGCCCTGGCTTCAAAGCAGCCGAAGGCTTTAATCCAAACTCCGTCCGAATTCCCCTGGCACGAGAAGGCGGTGTCACCCGCATCCAGATCACCAGTAAAGGAGGCATCATTGCCGGCCAAGGTTTCTTCGCAGATATGACTGGGACTATGGCCAGCAGACCCAACCTCCGTAAGCCGACGGTCTACTCAGGCTCTGCTACCCGGTGGGCTGTTGATACCGCAGGTGGCTCACGCGGCGCTTATTGGATGAAGCTTACTCAACTTTTTGCCGACGCACGTTATTACCAAAAGAATAAAAAACGTATCGAGCAAGGTGAAAATCGGGAACTCGTGACCACAGCCACCCATCTTGCCGCCATGAAGCCACTGCTCTTAGGTCAAGCACCTCTGATGCTATCCGTGAACCGCGCCAGCGACATCCTAAGAGCCATCGAATTTGCTCGCACTCAGAAAATCCGCTTGGTCATTCTTGGCGGAGCCGAATCGTGGTTGGTGGCAGACGCCATCAAAGCAGCCAAAGTTCCGGTTATTGTTCGCCCATCGCTCCAAGAACCAGGCTCCTTTGAAAGCCTGGCCTCCCGTGACGACCTGGCAACCGTTTTATCGAGTAAGGGCGTCGACGTGATTATTTCGGCGGGCGGATGGTTTTTAGAAGTCCATCGTCTGCGCCAAGAAGCGGGCATTGCGGTGGCCAACGGCCTCTCGTACAAAAATGCAATGCGAGCGATCACCACTCTACCAGCGCGTATTTTCGGACTCGCCAAAGAAACCGGTAGCATCGAGGTTGGTAAACAAGCGGACCTCGTTCTTTGGAGCGCAGATCCTTTTGAAAATCATACAGTTGCTGAAAATATTTGGATCGCCGGCAAGGCGCAAAACCTGGAGACACGCCAGAAATCATTGGCTAAACGCTACCTGAAGACAGGGAAAACCGAGACTCAGCAAGGCAAATAA